A single genomic interval of Hemibagrus wyckioides isolate EC202008001 linkage group LG13, SWU_Hwy_1.0, whole genome shotgun sequence harbors:
- the nsfb gene encoding N-ethylmaleimide-sensitive factor b yields MAGKTMQAARCPTDELSLTNCVVANEKDFKSEQHVMIRTTPTHKYVFTVRTHQSVLPGTLAFSLPQRKWAGLSLTQDVEVSIYNFDKSKQCIGTMSLEIDFLQKKNADSNSYDSDKMAIEFIQSFNSQAFCSGQQFVFSFCDKLFLLVVKGMEAMDASILRGESSSKRNKIEVGLLHGNSQVIFEKAESSSINLIGKAKSRGARQSIINPDWNFERMGIGGLDKEFSDIFRRAFASRVFPPDIVEQMGCKHVKGILLFGPPGCGKTLMARQIGKMLNAREPKVVNGPEILNKYVGESEANIRKLFADAEDEQKRLGANSGLHIIIFDEIDAICKQRGSMAGSTGVHDTVVNQLLSKIDGVEQLNNILVIGMTNRPDLIDEALLRPGRLEVKMEIGLPDESGRVQILNIHTAKMRQSQMLANDVDIKELAVETKNYSGAELEGLVRAAQSTAMNRHIKASTQVEVDTEKAQSLQVSRSDFWASLNNDIKPAFGTNQEDYSSYILNGIVKWSNAVSDVLGDGELLVQQTKNSERTPLVTVLLEGPPHSGKTALAAKIAEESQFPFIKICSPDKMIGHSEIAKCQAIKKIFDDAYKSQLSCVVVDDIERLLDFVPIGPRFSNSVLQALLVLLKKAPPRGRKLLILGTTSRKDVLQEMGMLDAFSTTIHIPNISRGEHLMEALELLGGFQEDERAQIAKEVKGKGVWLGIKKLQMLIEMSLQMPHEYRVKKFLALLTEEGALGSDKHVTL; encoded by the exons ATGGCTGGCAAG ACCATGCAAGCGGCGCGATGTCCGACTGACGAACTCTCGCTGACCAACTGTGTGGTAGCCAACGAGAAGGACTTCAAGTCAGAACA ACACGTGATGATCAGGACCACGCCCACTCACAAGTACGTCTTCACTGTGAGGACGCATCAGAGCGTGCTGCCGGGAACCCTCGCCTTCAGCTTACCGcag agAAAATGGGCAGGTCTCTCGCTCACTCAAGATGTGGAAG tCAGCATTTATAACTTTGACAAGTCCAAGCAGTGCATTGGGACGATGAGTCTGGAGATCGACTTCCTCCAGAAGAAGAACGCAGACAGCAACTCGTACGACTCGGACAAGATGGCCATCGAGTTCATCCAGAGTTTCAACTCTCAGGCGTTCTGCTCGGGTCAGCAG TTCGTCTTCAGCTTCTGTGACAAGCTCTTTCTGCTGGTTGTTAAAGGCATGGAGGCGATGGACGCCAGCATCCTGAGGGGCGAGAGCTCCAGCAAGAGAAACAAG ATCGAGGTCGGCTTGCTGCACGGTAACAGCCAGGTGATTTTTGAAAAGGCAGAGAGCTCCTCCATTAACCTGATTG GTAAGGCGAAGTCTCGAGGCGCGCGACAGTCCATCATTAACCCCGACTGGAACTTTGAGCGGATGGGAATCGGAGGCCTGGACAAGGAATTCTCCGACATCTTCCGCAGAGCCTTCGCCTCTCGGGTTTTCCCGCCGGACATCGTGGAGCAGATGG gttgTAAGCATGTTAAAGGTATTCTGCTGTTCGGCCCTCCTGGCTGCGGTAAGACACTGATGGCGCGTCAGATCGGGAAGATGCTGAACGCCCGAGAGCCCAAGGTGGTCAACGGCCCCGAGATCCTCAACAAATATGTAGGAGAGTCAGAGGCCAACATCCGGAAACTGTTTGCTGATGCCGAGGATGAGCAGAAAAGG ctgGGAGCTAACAGTGGCCTTCACATCATCATATTCGATGAGATCGATGCCATTTGTAAGCAGCGAGGCAGCATGGCGGGCAGCACCGGCGTCCACGACACCGTGGTCAACCAGCTGCTGTCCAAAATCGACGGCGTGGAGCAGCTCAACAACATCCTGGTTATAG GCATGACTAATCGCCCAGACCTGATCGACGAGGCTCTGCTCAGACCCGGAAGACTGGAGGTCAAGATGGAGATCG GTCTGCCGGACGAGTCCGGTCGTGTCCAGATCCTGAACATCCACACGGCTAAAATGAGGCAGTCCCAAATGCTGGCGAACGACGTGGACATCAAGGAGCTGGCCGTCGAGACCAAGAACTACAGCGGGGCGGAGTTAGAGGGACTCGTCCGAGCGGCGCAGTCCACCGCCATGAACCGTCACATCAAG gccaGTACTCAGGTGGAGGTGGACACTGAGAAGGCTCAGTCACTGCAGGTCAGCCGGAGTGACTTCTGGGCATCGCTGAATAATGACATCAAACCC gcatTCGGCACCAATCAGGAGGATTACTCCAGCTACATCCTGAACGGTATTGTGAAGTGGAGTAACGCCGTGTCTGACGTCCTGGGAGACGGAGAGCTGCTGGTGCAGCAGACTAAGAACAGTGAGCGCACGCCGCTAGTGACGGTGCTGCTGGAAG GTCCACCTCACAGCGGTAAGACCGCTCTGGCAGCTAAAATCGCAGAGGAATCTCAATTCCCCTTCATCAAAATCTGCTCTCCCGACAAGATGATCGGCCACTCGGAGATCGCCAAATGTCAGGCCATCAAGAAG atattcGATGATGCCTATAAGTCTCAGCTGAGCTGTGTGGTGGTGGATGATATCGAACGGCTCCTGG acTTTGTTCCGATCGGACCTCGTTTCTCAAACTCCGTTCTTCAGGCCCTGCTGGTGCTGCTGAAGAAGGCACCTCCTCgc ggtcgTAAGCTGCTGATCTTGGGCACCACCAGTCGTAAGGACGTGCTGCAGGAGATGGGGATGCTGGACGCCTTCAGCACAACCATCCACATCCCCAACATCTCCAGAGGAGAACACCTGATGGAGGCACTGGAG ctgcTGGGAGGCTTCCAGGAAGATGAACGTGCGCAAATTGCCAAGGAAGTGAAAGGCAAAGGAGTGTGGCTCGGCATTAAGAAGCTACAAATGCTCATTGAGATGTCCctgcag